A single window of Salvia splendens isolate huo1 chromosome 6, SspV2, whole genome shotgun sequence DNA harbors:
- the LOC121808498 gene encoding protein MODIFIER OF SNC1 1-like isoform X2, with product MNSSMLAGERRWASARRGGMTVLGKVAVPKPINLPSQRLENHGLDPNVEIVPNWGSHSSSAGSGAWNASSLSPNADGGTVSPSHLIGRPSSGGTGTRPSSSGSDRTHDLVPNAWSANSRPSSASGTLSSNQTSSSLRPRSAENRPNSSQLSRFAEPVSKSSVAWGSSGTAERLGVKSMKDDSFSLTSGDFPTLGSEKDNSVKNVETEDSRPSSTSSRIVQASKDDNIPLDDVKHGTVNTWRAETTPHTEDDIPPSMEKWQGGPHQYYPNTAPQRFEGWHGPPMNGPSGGWYGGRPRGPAFGAHVPPGGFPMEPFPYYRPQIRPPPLAGSQPVRQPGPRGPHPKNGDLYRPQMHEAYPRPGMQFRPNFYPGPPGPMRFEGYYGPPMGYCNNERDMPYMGMPTAPHVYNGYPAPAPDISNSQGRATVHGPTGKTMPEQVEAGHSEETRGPKRVPVNIHNEYEQEDSDHWEQHLPPDISHHGKIRFPTSSQKTEWGAEEVGEESVSIKRMAPNQNPSNSCGNRIHSADHIKVKAFEGMSNTKGLDDNWTNRSEIPPFPSVEPQLAVASERDTVPDTTKNAALIHKIDGLNAKFRVSDGWSDSMNADNREKEKTAAQIVDLKVNNCTREVSNAAAAVASHRIIVSRNSAAPDEVTVPVGDNPLHPIAVIPRRSYQGGHPRVDQRGKGKFNSQEADGWRRKPLSNDSSNAVISSNNESTPHIHFRGPNIVGKAYENSMMDLVGNTEGDSAEVCDSADIQAQRAKMKELAKQRYLQLQKEEEERVREQKAKALAKLEELDRRKLSGEASNQKAERTLVIGDVGVEQQEVHTVIGTVIAELKTNESGFNLVLSPAVASAGTDSNTNQAGDSTEVSRDLHMRIQQQGLVESNVSPLCRIEDSEDGSTKKVVSQPDDRGISRHKRAGYKQKQNNVPQKAVYSPTFEVQNDRTLPAVADMHEPPSSESNVLNTSNTVVEPSSQQRKRINLSNKTKPKPEEIHSLSALPPVISNITHADESLDNGGSNDLVSNLGVPISAVHESDTAVHTREHSSLPSEESQSKVSSQWKQNRRIPKNQQGHRFTDKHSDTVVWAPKAKGSDEVSQKTQNSPQESADSMKSNNVAQKSLKGKRAEMERYVPKPQLAQQGNSPPLSSSVSSSRSTEDASGEQSGSNISANVRSNLEMNVGDSSHSKNKSWKQRGLIDSSEMKSVPTGPTDTSQVKAAHSGQSPISEPIKEIQQSKELVHFGRSESNRVNSEIKISGDMAADSTSAAVSKHPSVKDQGATGRGKRHPIRGPRSGGNNTDFEDTLHGEGDGSLSSVPDVNQMDKSIISKENRSFGERTSSHWQPKSSPSSANHQGNRNGRSEYITFETNRVPRKGAPQDKESSNSSQPQLQPGQSVNVRSNVAGDSVAHRHQDFDREKKPVKGRAYSPNQDLVGTGKSSLTNADDLLEHNVTSGSRRTGRQNSRPVRGHESRGEWSSEHENRSHNAPAFQDRQRQNVHLEYQPVGPFKGHKAENVEELADGGADNVDQRHRERGQSHPKRGGNYYRR from the exons ATGAATTCAAGTATGTTGGCTGGAGAGCGGAG ATGGGCTTCTGCAAGAAGGGGTGGCATGACCGTGTTGGGGAAAGTTGCTGTTCCAAAACCAATAAACTTGCCAAGCCAACG GTTGGAGAATCATGGTTTGGATCCTAATGTTGAAATTGTTCCCAA CTGGGGAAGCCATTCTTCTTCAGCTGGTTCAGGTGCATGGAACGCTTCATCTTTGTCCCCAAATGCTGATGGTGGCACTGTTTCACCTAGTCATCTCATTGGCCGCCCTTCATCAGGTGGAACTGGTACACGACCATCATCCTCAGGCAGTGATAGAACTCATGATCTCGTTCCAAATGCATGGTCTGCAAACTCCAGACCTTCATCTGCTTCTGGGACGTTGTCATCAAACCAGACATCATCATCATTGCGCCCTAGAAGTGCCGAAAACCGGCCTAATAGCTCACAGCTTTCAAGGTTTGCTGAGCCTGTGTCCAAATCTTCTGTAGCATGGGGTTCAAGTGGTACCGCAGAAAGATTG GGGGTGAAGTCGATGAAGGATGATAGTTTCTCTCTGACTTCTGGAGACTTTCCAACCCTTGGTTCTGAGAAAGATAATTCAGTAAAAAATGTTGAAACAGAAG ATAGCCGCCCTAGCTCTACTTCTAGTAGAATAGTTCAGGCCAGCAAAGATGACAATATACCCCTTGATG ATGTCAAACATGGAACTGTCAATACATGGAGGGCAGAAACTACCCCACATACTGAGGATGATATCCCGCCTAGCATGGAGAAGTGGCAAGGGGGTCCCCATCAATATTATCCAAATACTGCCCCTCAGCGATTTGAAGGGTGGCATGGTCCTCCTATGAATGGCCCATCTGGTGGTTGGTATGGGGGACGTCCTCGAGGTCCTGCTTTTGGGGCTCATGTTCCCCCTGGTGGCTTCCCGATGGAACCATTTCCTTATTATCGACCTCAAATTCGGCCTCCACCTTTGGCAGGCTCACAGCCAGTTCGGCAGCCGGGTCCTCGAGGACCCCACCCTAAAAATGGGGATTTATACAGACCACAGATGCATGAGGCCTACCCTCGACCAGGTATGCAGTTTAGGCCTAATTTCTACCCAGGACCCCCAGGTCCCATGCGCTTTGAGGGTTACTATGGGCCACCTATGGGCTATTGCAACAATGAACGTGATATGCCTTATATGGGTATGCCAACAGCCCCCCATGTTTATAATGGTTACCCTGCCCCTGCTCCAGATATAAGCAATTCTCAAGGTCGAGCTACTGTGCATGGCCCTACTGGAAAAACAATGCCAGAACAAGTGGAGGCCGGTCATTCAGAGGAAACACGCGGACCAAAAAGAGTTCCTGTAAACATCCATAATGAGTATGAGCAGGAGGATAGTGATCATTGGGAACAACATTTGCCACCTGATATCTCGCATCATGGGAAAATTCGGTTTCCCACATCTTCTCAAAAGACTGAGTGGGGTGCGGAAGAGGTTGGAGAAGAATCTGTATCCATCAAGAGGATGGCACCAAATCAGAACCCTTCTAACAGTTGTGGAAATAGAATTCATTCAGCAGACCACATAAAAGTGAAGGCATTTGAGGGAATGTCCAATACTAAAGGACTTGACGATAACTGGACAAATAGGTCTGAAATTCCTCCTTTTCCTTCTGTAGAGCCTCAGTTAGCTGTTGCTAGTGAGAGAGATACTGTACCAGATACAACAAAAAATGCAGCACTGATACATAAAATTGATGGCTTAAATGCAAAATTTCGTGTTTCTGATGGATGGAGTGATTCCATGAATGCTGATAATAGGGAAAAAGAAAAGACTGCTGCTCAAATAGTTGATTTGAAAGTTAATAATTGCACCAGGGAAGTTAGTAATGCTGCAGCTGCTGTGGCTTCTCATAGGATTATTGTTTCCAGAAACTCTGCTGCCCCTGATGAAGTGACTGTTCCTGTTGGTGATAATCCATTGCACCCGATTGCTGTCATCCCTAG GAGATCATATCAAGGTGGGCATCCTAGAGTTGATCAGCGTGGTAAAGGGAAGTTCAACAGCCAGGAAGCTGATGGATGGCGGAGGAAGCCTCTCAGTAATGATTCCTCAAATGCAGTTATATCTTCAAACAATGAATCTACACCACATATTCATTTTCGTGGCCCTAATATTGTTGGGAAGGCTTATGAGAATTCTATGATGGATCTGGTAGGAAATACTGAAGGCGATTCGGCTGAAGTATGTGATTCTGCTGATATTCAGGCTCAG CGTGCCAAGATGAAAGAGTTAGCCAAGCAACGCTACCTGCAACTGcagaaggaagaggaagagcGAGTAAGGGAGCAGAAGGCCAAGGCTCTTGCTAAACTAGAAGAATTGGACCGCCGAAAACTATCAGGTGAAGCTTCAAACCAGAAGGCTGAAAGAACTCTGGTCATTGGTGACGTCGGGGTAGAACAGCAAGAAGTGCATACAGTTATAGGCACTGTGATTGCTGAACTCAAGACTAATGAATCTGGCTTTAACTTAGTTTTGAGTCCTGCTGTTGCTTCTGCGGGGACAGATAGCAACACAAATCAGGCTGGAGATTCGACTGAAGTGTCGAGGGACTTGCACATGCGGATACAACAACAAGGTTTAGTGGAATCTAATGTGTCTCCTTTGTGTAGAATTGAAGACTCTGAGGATGGGAGTACTAAAAAAGTAGTATCACAACCAGATGATAGAGGAATCTCCAGACACAAGCGAGCAGGCTACAAACAGAAGCAGAATAATGTGCCGCAGAAAGCTGTATATAGCCCTACATTTGAGGTGCAAAATGATCGTACTCTTCCAGCTGTTGCTGATATGCATGAGCCTCCATCAAGTGAGTCAAATGTGCTGAACACATCCAATACCGTGGTTGAGCCATCATCCCAGCAGAGAAAGAGAATCAATCTGAGTAATAAAACTAAGCCCAAACCCGAAGAAATACATAGTCTTTCTGCTTTACCACCAGTGATATCTAACATTACTCATGCAGATGAATCACTTGACAATGGTGGATCTAATGATTTGGTGTCAAATTTGGGTGTGCCAATCTCAGCAGTGCATGAGTCTGATACAGCAGTGCACACTCGGGAGCACTCTTCTCTACCCAGTGAGGAATCCCAGAGCAAAGTATCGAGTCAGTGGAAACAAAATCGCAGAATTCCCAAAAACCAACAGGGTCATAGATTTACAGACAAGCATAGTGATACCGTGGTTTGGGCACCTAAGGCTAAGGGTTCAGATGAAGTGAGTCAAAAGACTCAAAACTCTCCGCAGGAATCTGCTGATTCAATGAAGAGTAATAATGTGGCACAGAAAAGTTTGAAAGGCAAGAGGGCTGAAATGGAGAGATATGTTCCAAAGCCACAGCTGGCTCAGCAAGGAAATTCTCCGCCTCTGTCATCCTCAGTTAGTTCATCTAGATCAACTGAGGATGCTTCTGGGGAACAATCGGGGTCAAATATTTCTGCAAATGTCAGGTCTAACTTGGAGATGAATGTGGGGGATAGCAGCCATAGCAAGAACAAAAGTTGGAAACAACGTGGTTTGATAGATTCATCCGAGATGAAGAGCGTGCCTACTGGTCCAACAGATACTTCTCAAGTGAAGGCTGCCCATTCTGGGCAATCTCCAATATCTGAGCCTATAAAGGAGATTCAGCAGTCCAAGGAGCTTGTGCATTTTGGGAGAAGTGAATCTAATAGAGTGAATTCTGAAATCAAAATCTCTGGTGATATGGCTGCAGATTCAACCTCAGCTGCTGTGAGCAAACATCCTTCAGTGAAAGATCAGGGTGCGACAGGCAGAGGAAAGAGGCATCCAATAAGGGGTCCAAGAAGCGGTGGAAATAATACTGATTTTGAGGACACTTTACATGGTGAAGGTGATGGAAGTTTGTCTTCAGTACCAGATGTGAACCAGATGGATAAATCTATTATTTCAAAAGAGAATCGTAGCTTTGGGGAGCGAACATCCTCTCATTGGCAGCCCAAGTCCAGCCCAAGTTCTGCTAATCATCAAGGAAATAGAAATGGTAGAAGTGAATACATTACTTTCGAAACTAATAGGGTTCCGAGGAAGGGTGCTCCTCAGGATAAGGAGAGTAGCAACTCTAGCCAACCTCAGCTTCAGCCCGGCCAATCTGTTAACGTCAGAAGTAATGTGGCTGGTGATTCAGTTGCTCATCGCCATCAAGACTTTGACAGAGAAAAGAAGCCAGTAAAAGGGCGTGCTTACTCCCCAAACCAAGATCTAGTTGGCACTGGCAAATCATCTCTTACTAACGCAGATGATCTGCTTGAGCACAATGTTACATCAGGATCTAGGAGAACTGGAAGGCAAAACAGTCGGCCTGTTAGAGGCCATGAATCCCGTGGAGAATGGTCTTCAGAGCATGAAAACAGGTCACATAATGCCCCAGCGTTCCAGGACAGGCAGAGGCAGAATGTGCACTTGGAGTACCAGCCAGTTGGACCTTTCAAGGGTCACAAAGCTGAAAATGTGGAGGAGCTAGCGGATGGAGGAGCTGATAATGTGGACCAAAGGCACAGGGAAAGAGGCCAGAGTCACCCCAAACGTGGAGGAAACTACTACAGGAGATGA
- the LOC121808498 gene encoding protein MODIFIER OF SNC1 1-like isoform X4: MNSSMLAGERRWASARRGGMTVLGKVAVPKPINLPSQRLENHGLDPNVEIVPKGTVSWGSHSSSAGSGAWNASSLSPNADGGTVSPSHLIGRPSSGGTGTRPSSSGSDRTHDLVPNAWSANSRPSSASGTLSSNQTSSSLRPRSAENRPNSSQLSRFAEPVSKSSVAWGSSGTAERLGVKSMKDDSFSLTSGDFPTLGSEKDNSVKNVETEDSRPSSTSSRIVQASKDDNIPLDDVKHGTVNTWRAETTPHTEDDIPPSMEKWQGGPHQYYPNTAPQRFEGWHGPPMNGPSGGWYGGRPRGPAFGAHVPPGGFPMEPFPYYRPQIRPPPLAGSQPVRQPGPRGPHPKNGDLYRPQMHEAYPRPDISNSQGRATVHGPTGKTMPEQVEAGHSEETRGPKRVPVNIHNEYEQEDSDHWEQHLPPDISHHGKIRFPTSSQKTEWGAEEVGEESVSIKRMAPNQNPSNSCGNRIHSADHIKVKAFEGMSNTKGLDDNWTNRSEIPPFPSVEPQLAVASERDTVPDTTKNAALIHKIDGLNAKFRVSDGWSDSMNADNREKEKTAAQIVDLKVNNCTREVSNAAAAVASHRIIVSRNSAAPDEVTVPVGDNPLHPIAVIPRRSYQGGHPRVDQRGKGKFNSQEADGWRRKPLSNDSSNAVISSNNESTPHIHFRGPNIVGKAYENSMMDLVGNTEGDSAEVCDSADIQAQRAKMKELAKQRYLQLQKEEEERVREQKAKALAKLEELDRRKLSGEASNQKAERTLVIGDVGVEQQEVHTVIGTVIAELKTNESGFNLVLSPAVASAGTDSNTNQAGDSTEVSRDLHMRIQQQGLVESNVSPLCRIEDSEDGSTKKVVSQPDDRGISRHKRAGYKQKQNNVPQKAVYSPTFEVQNDRTLPAVADMHEPPSSESNVLNTSNTVVEPSSQQRKRINLSNKTKPKPEEIHSLSALPPVISNITHADESLDNGGSNDLVSNLGVPISAVHESDTAVHTREHSSLPSEESQSKVSSQWKQNRRIPKNQQGHRFTDKHSDTVVWAPKAKGSDEVSQKTQNSPQESADSMKSNNVAQKSLKGKRAEMERYVPKPQLAQQGNSPPLSSSVSSSRSTEDASGEQSGSNISANVRSNLEMNVGDSSHSKNKSWKQRGLIDSSEMKSVPTGPTDTSQVKAAHSGQSPISEPIKEIQQSKELVHFGRSESNRVNSEIKISGDMAADSTSAAVSKHPSVKDQGATGRGKRHPIRGPRSGGNNTDFEDTLHGEGDGSLSSVPDVNQMDKSIISKENRSFGERTSSHWQPKSSPSSANHQGNRNGRSEYITFETNRVPRKGAPQDKESSNSSQPQLQPGQSVNVRSNVAGDSVAHRHQDFDREKKPVKGRAYSPNQDLVGTGKSSLTNADDLLEHNVTSGSRRTGRQNSRPVRGHESRGEWSSEHENRSHNAPAFQDRQRQNVHLEYQPVGPFKGHKAENVEELADGGADNVDQRHRERGQSHPKRGGNYYRR; the protein is encoded by the exons ATGAATTCAAGTATGTTGGCTGGAGAGCGGAG ATGGGCTTCTGCAAGAAGGGGTGGCATGACCGTGTTGGGGAAAGTTGCTGTTCCAAAACCAATAAACTTGCCAAGCCAACG GTTGGAGAATCATGGTTTGGATCCTAATGTTGAAATTGTTCCCAA GGGTACTGTTAGCTGGGGAAGCCATTCTTCTTCAGCTGGTTCAGGTGCATGGAACGCTTCATCTTTGTCCCCAAATGCTGATGGTGGCACTGTTTCACCTAGTCATCTCATTGGCCGCCCTTCATCAGGTGGAACTGGTACACGACCATCATCCTCAGGCAGTGATAGAACTCATGATCTCGTTCCAAATGCATGGTCTGCAAACTCCAGACCTTCATCTGCTTCTGGGACGTTGTCATCAAACCAGACATCATCATCATTGCGCCCTAGAAGTGCCGAAAACCGGCCTAATAGCTCACAGCTTTCAAGGTTTGCTGAGCCTGTGTCCAAATCTTCTGTAGCATGGGGTTCAAGTGGTACCGCAGAAAGATTG GGGGTGAAGTCGATGAAGGATGATAGTTTCTCTCTGACTTCTGGAGACTTTCCAACCCTTGGTTCTGAGAAAGATAATTCAGTAAAAAATGTTGAAACAGAAG ATAGCCGCCCTAGCTCTACTTCTAGTAGAATAGTTCAGGCCAGCAAAGATGACAATATACCCCTTGATG ATGTCAAACATGGAACTGTCAATACATGGAGGGCAGAAACTACCCCACATACTGAGGATGATATCCCGCCTAGCATGGAGAAGTGGCAAGGGGGTCCCCATCAATATTATCCAAATACTGCCCCTCAGCGATTTGAAGGGTGGCATGGTCCTCCTATGAATGGCCCATCTGGTGGTTGGTATGGGGGACGTCCTCGAGGTCCTGCTTTTGGGGCTCATGTTCCCCCTGGTGGCTTCCCGATGGAACCATTTCCTTATTATCGACCTCAAATTCGGCCTCCACCTTTGGCAGGCTCACAGCCAGTTCGGCAGCCGGGTCCTCGAGGACCCCACCCTAAAAATGGGGATTTATACAGACCACAGATGCATGAGGCCTACCCTCGACCAG ATATAAGCAATTCTCAAGGTCGAGCTACTGTGCATGGCCCTACTGGAAAAACAATGCCAGAACAAGTGGAGGCCGGTCATTCAGAGGAAACACGCGGACCAAAAAGAGTTCCTGTAAACATCCATAATGAGTATGAGCAGGAGGATAGTGATCATTGGGAACAACATTTGCCACCTGATATCTCGCATCATGGGAAAATTCGGTTTCCCACATCTTCTCAAAAGACTGAGTGGGGTGCGGAAGAGGTTGGAGAAGAATCTGTATCCATCAAGAGGATGGCACCAAATCAGAACCCTTCTAACAGTTGTGGAAATAGAATTCATTCAGCAGACCACATAAAAGTGAAGGCATTTGAGGGAATGTCCAATACTAAAGGACTTGACGATAACTGGACAAATAGGTCTGAAATTCCTCCTTTTCCTTCTGTAGAGCCTCAGTTAGCTGTTGCTAGTGAGAGAGATACTGTACCAGATACAACAAAAAATGCAGCACTGATACATAAAATTGATGGCTTAAATGCAAAATTTCGTGTTTCTGATGGATGGAGTGATTCCATGAATGCTGATAATAGGGAAAAAGAAAAGACTGCTGCTCAAATAGTTGATTTGAAAGTTAATAATTGCACCAGGGAAGTTAGTAATGCTGCAGCTGCTGTGGCTTCTCATAGGATTATTGTTTCCAGAAACTCTGCTGCCCCTGATGAAGTGACTGTTCCTGTTGGTGATAATCCATTGCACCCGATTGCTGTCATCCCTAG GAGATCATATCAAGGTGGGCATCCTAGAGTTGATCAGCGTGGTAAAGGGAAGTTCAACAGCCAGGAAGCTGATGGATGGCGGAGGAAGCCTCTCAGTAATGATTCCTCAAATGCAGTTATATCTTCAAACAATGAATCTACACCACATATTCATTTTCGTGGCCCTAATATTGTTGGGAAGGCTTATGAGAATTCTATGATGGATCTGGTAGGAAATACTGAAGGCGATTCGGCTGAAGTATGTGATTCTGCTGATATTCAGGCTCAG CGTGCCAAGATGAAAGAGTTAGCCAAGCAACGCTACCTGCAACTGcagaaggaagaggaagagcGAGTAAGGGAGCAGAAGGCCAAGGCTCTTGCTAAACTAGAAGAATTGGACCGCCGAAAACTATCAGGTGAAGCTTCAAACCAGAAGGCTGAAAGAACTCTGGTCATTGGTGACGTCGGGGTAGAACAGCAAGAAGTGCATACAGTTATAGGCACTGTGATTGCTGAACTCAAGACTAATGAATCTGGCTTTAACTTAGTTTTGAGTCCTGCTGTTGCTTCTGCGGGGACAGATAGCAACACAAATCAGGCTGGAGATTCGACTGAAGTGTCGAGGGACTTGCACATGCGGATACAACAACAAGGTTTAGTGGAATCTAATGTGTCTCCTTTGTGTAGAATTGAAGACTCTGAGGATGGGAGTACTAAAAAAGTAGTATCACAACCAGATGATAGAGGAATCTCCAGACACAAGCGAGCAGGCTACAAACAGAAGCAGAATAATGTGCCGCAGAAAGCTGTATATAGCCCTACATTTGAGGTGCAAAATGATCGTACTCTTCCAGCTGTTGCTGATATGCATGAGCCTCCATCAAGTGAGTCAAATGTGCTGAACACATCCAATACCGTGGTTGAGCCATCATCCCAGCAGAGAAAGAGAATCAATCTGAGTAATAAAACTAAGCCCAAACCCGAAGAAATACATAGTCTTTCTGCTTTACCACCAGTGATATCTAACATTACTCATGCAGATGAATCACTTGACAATGGTGGATCTAATGATTTGGTGTCAAATTTGGGTGTGCCAATCTCAGCAGTGCATGAGTCTGATACAGCAGTGCACACTCGGGAGCACTCTTCTCTACCCAGTGAGGAATCCCAGAGCAAAGTATCGAGTCAGTGGAAACAAAATCGCAGAATTCCCAAAAACCAACAGGGTCATAGATTTACAGACAAGCATAGTGATACCGTGGTTTGGGCACCTAAGGCTAAGGGTTCAGATGAAGTGAGTCAAAAGACTCAAAACTCTCCGCAGGAATCTGCTGATTCAATGAAGAGTAATAATGTGGCACAGAAAAGTTTGAAAGGCAAGAGGGCTGAAATGGAGAGATATGTTCCAAAGCCACAGCTGGCTCAGCAAGGAAATTCTCCGCCTCTGTCATCCTCAGTTAGTTCATCTAGATCAACTGAGGATGCTTCTGGGGAACAATCGGGGTCAAATATTTCTGCAAATGTCAGGTCTAACTTGGAGATGAATGTGGGGGATAGCAGCCATAGCAAGAACAAAAGTTGGAAACAACGTGGTTTGATAGATTCATCCGAGATGAAGAGCGTGCCTACTGGTCCAACAGATACTTCTCAAGTGAAGGCTGCCCATTCTGGGCAATCTCCAATATCTGAGCCTATAAAGGAGATTCAGCAGTCCAAGGAGCTTGTGCATTTTGGGAGAAGTGAATCTAATAGAGTGAATTCTGAAATCAAAATCTCTGGTGATATGGCTGCAGATTCAACCTCAGCTGCTGTGAGCAAACATCCTTCAGTGAAAGATCAGGGTGCGACAGGCAGAGGAAAGAGGCATCCAATAAGGGGTCCAAGAAGCGGTGGAAATAATACTGATTTTGAGGACACTTTACATGGTGAAGGTGATGGAAGTTTGTCTTCAGTACCAGATGTGAACCAGATGGATAAATCTATTATTTCAAAAGAGAATCGTAGCTTTGGGGAGCGAACATCCTCTCATTGGCAGCCCAAGTCCAGCCCAAGTTCTGCTAATCATCAAGGAAATAGAAATGGTAGAAGTGAATACATTACTTTCGAAACTAATAGGGTTCCGAGGAAGGGTGCTCCTCAGGATAAGGAGAGTAGCAACTCTAGCCAACCTCAGCTTCAGCCCGGCCAATCTGTTAACGTCAGAAGTAATGTGGCTGGTGATTCAGTTGCTCATCGCCATCAAGACTTTGACAGAGAAAAGAAGCCAGTAAAAGGGCGTGCTTACTCCCCAAACCAAGATCTAGTTGGCACTGGCAAATCATCTCTTACTAACGCAGATGATCTGCTTGAGCACAATGTTACATCAGGATCTAGGAGAACTGGAAGGCAAAACAGTCGGCCTGTTAGAGGCCATGAATCCCGTGGAGAATGGTCTTCAGAGCATGAAAACAGGTCACATAATGCCCCAGCGTTCCAGGACAGGCAGAGGCAGAATGTGCACTTGGAGTACCAGCCAGTTGGACCTTTCAAGGGTCACAAAGCTGAAAATGTGGAGGAGCTAGCGGATGGAGGAGCTGATAATGTGGACCAAAGGCACAGGGAAAGAGGCCAGAGTCACCCCAAACGTGGAGGAAACTACTACAGGAGATGA